A region from the Triticum aestivum cultivar Chinese Spring chromosome 3D, IWGSC CS RefSeq v2.1, whole genome shotgun sequence genome encodes:
- the LOC123075924 gene encoding transcription initiation factor IIA subunit 2-like, translating into MATEAFEMYRQSEIGYALTETLDEMVSSGVLSPDLAITVLLQFDKSMGHALDKHVKSRAFFKRGNLRTYRNCDDVWTLILRDVTFKNEDIETVLHKVKIVACDSAVLKKPLEPITCHQCQP; encoded by the exons ATGGCGACGGAGGCGTTCGAGATGTACCGGCAGTCGGAGATCGGCTACGCCCTGACGGAGACGCTGGACGAGATGGTGAGCAGCGGCGTGCTCAGCCCCGACCTCGCCATCACCGTCCTCCTGCAGTTCGACAAG TCCATGGGACACGCGCTGGATAAGCATGTCAAGAGCAGGGCCTTCTTCAAG CGCGGCAATCTGCGCACGTACAGGAACTGCGATGACGTCTGGACATTAATCTTGAGAGACGTGACGTTCAAGAACGAGGATATCGAAACAGTCCTCCACAAAGTGAAGATCGTCGCCTGCGATTCTGCTGTGCTTAAGAAGCCTCTCGAACCTATTACTTGCCATCAGTGCCAACCATAG
- the LOC123075925 gene encoding uncharacterized protein, whose product MAASLPDDILREILVRLDDAADLFRCAVACRRWRHLVADPSFLRCRWPDHSRASFAGFFNKQRHRDQGAKVLVPTPWSPLGHGRRAISSFVHDVPASLLYRAVPLVSHRGLLLVHLLPARGTDDWWVVCLAVCNLLVGTCDMLPPLLDSSMGLREYKHHGCAVLSGDDCRSGDGEQPPSTSSFYKVIIITTGRDHQIGFKFDVHTFSSGNESWSKHTKCFSDTIDSDILGSLCQSDAIVHRGTVHWLFNSWTAQCFCLVKLDARSCDITFTRLPVPAMYIEDHACLGLATTGGALSVLKMQEAASPKLDIWRQQEDHQSAHGTSQWLCTDTVELIQPRRTETHDRDMLYILLGEKCGKLLVNNRRRRVYSADLETGTVEAVADWRSLHPSTPLDVVPLEMDWPALFLSRLGTASESGIPVPSPSGEAAPRRSRRRRGRGRGKTCSRGKATDEGKEIASSTW is encoded by the exons ATGGCGGCCTCGCTCCCGGATGACATCCTCCGCGAGATCCTAGTTCGCCTTGATGACGCGGCCGACCTCTTCCGTTGCGCCGTGGCATGCAGACGCTGGCGACACCTCGTCGCCGATCCCTCCTTCCTACGGTGCCGGTGGCCGGACCACTCACGCGCCTCCTTCGCCGGGTTCTTCAACAAGCAGCGGCATCGTGATCAAGGGGCCAAGGTGCTCGTCCCGACGCCATGGTCGCCGCTGGGCCATGGGCGCCGTGCCATCAGCTCCTTCGTGCACGACGTCCCGGCAAGCCTCTTGTACCGCGCGGTGCCGCTCGTCTCGCATCGTGGCCTCCTCCTTGTGCACCTCCTCCCGGCCCGTGGCACGGATGATTGGTGGGTCGTTTGCCTGGCCGTGTGCAACCTGCTCGTTGGCACATGCGACATGCTCCCTCCTCTATTGGACAGCTCTATGGGCTTGCGTGAGTACAAGCATCACGGCTGTGCCGTCCTATCCGGTGATGACTGTCGCTCCGGTGACGGCGAGCAGCCACCGAGCACCTCGTCCTTCTACAAAGTGATAATCATCACCACTGGTCGCGATCACCAGATTGGCTTCAAGTTTGACGTGCACACGTTCTCGTCCGGCAATGAGAGTTGGAGTAAGCACACAAAGTGCTTCAGCGACACCATAGATTCCGACATCCTCGGCTCACTGTGTCAAAGCGACGCCATTGTGCACCGCGGCACCGTCCACTGGCTATTTAATAGTTGGACGGCGCAATGTTTCTGCCTTGTTAAGCTAGATGCCCGGAGCTGCGACATCACATTCACAAGGCTCCCCGTCCCAGCAATGTATATCGAAGATCATGCATGCCTTGGCCTGGCTACAACCGGCGGCGCCCTCTCGGTACTAAAGATGCAAGAGGCAGCAAGTCCCAAGCTAGATATATGGAGACAGCAAGAGGACCACCAGAGTGCACACGGTACCTCGCAATGGCTCTGCACTGATACAGTAGAGTTAATACAACCTAGGAGGACGGAGACTCACGACAGGGACATGCTTTACATACTACTAGGAGAGAAGTGTGGGAAATTACTTGTCAACAACAGGCGTCGGCGCGTGTACTCAGCCGACCTAGAGACAGGGACAGTGGAGGCAGTGGCTGACTGGCGCAGCTTACACCCTAGCACCCCTCTAGATGTTGTGCCTCTGGAGATGGACTGGCCGGCGCTCTTCCTTTCTCGTCTTGGTACTGCCAG CGAATCCGGCATTCCGGTCCCGTCTCCCAGTGGAGAGGCAGCTCCAAGAAGGAGTAGGCGACGCAGGGGAAGAGGCCGCGGGAAAACTTGCAGCCGTGGCAAAGCAACAGACGAAGGAAAGGAGATAGCCAGCTCCACATGGTGA